In one Oncorhynchus nerka isolate Pitt River linkage group LG7, Oner_Uvic_2.0, whole genome shotgun sequence genomic region, the following are encoded:
- the LOC135572653 gene encoding uncharacterized protein LOC135572653: MDDTTHREEYVAWKMQDLTALMEQLPSLHGGASAWLLQLQSLTSGVRLALGDMKALLARSTDYTTMNALINTAGLGTFGSATEPEKYRVSLWNELRRAYPTEKNYATLTSFAMEDGEQAAQYLDRAKTTWRSVHIEPHDQSGTTLSMWKEMVVNGTPTEVKSKLRATVGLMALPTAQFKSHVHHHISQYNKDKGTADSQVQSLQLQLLKLQLNEAQKTAKPKKQMVAEEPTDIAKIVTQTMNQMLVAAPAPPTPAQAPVVYAAPPNPGANYGYEGYTQPGFSNPPGPTWGGPPQARRNCYNCNQEGHYARACPAPLSQQRQSYLAYRGRRGGQRGRGAPRYPAPAQGYPPAPAQGYQPAYNPAPPTGPTFQGMSEGYPPMGMRLPTTTSVEVSLDPPPRARILMLPILPAPALSTTQEVYWLKCLPSGPGTPAIQFQFNQWRKLIYTFHPYKTPQAELHCTLNVTDDEDTPYTQDWDENMMHLTPNIRCLTIMCGPEGVAAPVILPHHIKPWYQLGPDSAPHVTLAVGNGHEARSLGPMIKRASKLTWEATSTPGLLKATTEKMWRLTMVDTEERCQPERLTLPRHHGKPYSDHPSSPAVLDSIDKAIWTTTPFDVGKLQVQPVRITLTNPAQVPIFRTQYRLKHEQTEGIRPTIEGLLGAGCIYRTLSLWNTPILPVLKAGGETYRMVQDFRAVNEVTTPIDLPVPDPHIILSNLSPKHRYFTVVDLANAFFSIPLDKASQPLFAFTYENQQFTYSVLPQGYTSSPGIFNHILKTHLAELKIPEGVILIQYVDDLLLGAPTSDLCLEMTKTLLDFLAVKGYKGKMSKVQSCRRTVLFLGREISSEGAGLSKSHRDSILHHPRPITVSGMLSFLGLTGYSRTHIPDYTERTEPLREIVREAGPRNLQAPLTWTPEASTAFGLLKTDLSVAAALTAPDYGKTFHLDVSEKEGFASAVLFQKHEGERRVLMYHSSKLDHIETGQTACSRYVAAVAKAIEKTAHPVMCHKMQIHTHHGVAAYLISKEFTFSADRKNKIQNKCTQSHITFVNTDKNMADALTAEDGLAHSCQERAAQELKLRPDLENEPLTSPDLWLYTDGCCYKGDTGNVAAYAVVQQLHDKTHVTLESGIIPQPASAQLAEIVALTQALEKAEGKTVNIYTDSAYAHGAVHIDGPQWVRRNFTTTGNLPIKHRAQMERLIHAVSLPKTVAIMKCRGHQRLTSRINQGNDAADLAAKAAGGYSPRQMVLGIEPARTELTSQHILELQEEAGPYKHSVWTQKGGSKGPDGIWRCHDGRLVAPANLCPELIREAHGPTHEGKLRTLQKVSYIWWHPHMKDMTDLFCDECNICGSHNPKKPYQTPMGAYPVPNACFQDISIDYTDMGEDNIHKVHEGELTGDPEQLRVKVGDWVRIKVHKRKWADPRWTGPYEVKEVTSHSVQVKGAEDLVLRIQGVNPGYRGRSRRATTPSSGDPSYIDAIGVPRGVPDEYKLIDQMFPLLDKDLLEFEDEEESAY; the protein is encoded by the exons ATGGACGACACAACGCACCGAGAGGAATACGTTGCCTGGAAGATGCAAGATTTGACGGCCCTGATGGAACAGCTCCCGAGCTTACATGGGGGTGCCTCAGCCTGGCTGCTTCAGCTTCAGTCCCTAACTTCCGGGGTCCGGCTTGCCTTGGGGGACATGAAGGCCTTATTGGCTAGGTCAACCGACTACACGACCATGAATGCCCTAATAAACACAGCAGGACTGGGAACATTTGGGTCAGCAACAGAACCTGAGAAATACAGAGTATCACTGTGGAACGAGCTCAGAAGGGCATATCCCACCGAGAAAAATTATGCAACCCTTACCTCTTTTGCCATGGAAGACGGGGAGCAGGCAGCTCAATACCTAGATAGGGCCAAGACCACCTGGAGGTCAGTCCACATTGAACCCCATGACCAGAGCGGAACTACTCTCAGCATGTGGAAGGAGATGGTGGTGAATGGGACGCCGACAGAGGTGAAAAGCAAGCTAAGGGCCACAGTGGGGCTGATGGCCTTGCCAACTGCTCAATTCAAGTCCCATGTCCACCATCACATCTCTCAATACAACAAAGACAAAGGCACGGCTGATTCACAAGTTCAGTCGCTGCAACTCCAGTTGCTCAAATTACAATTGAATGAGGCCCAAAAGACCGCAAAGCCTAAAAAGCAAATGGTGGCGGAGGAACCCACTGATATAGCCAAGATTGTGACTCAGACCATGAACCAGATGTTGGTGGCCGCTCCAGCACCACCGACCCCCGCACAGGCACCGGTCGTATACGCCGCCCCTCCAAATCCAGGAGCCAACTACGGATATGAGGGTTACACCCAGCCTGGATTTTCCAACCCACCTGGACCGACATGGGGGGGACCGCCGCAAGCTAGAAGAAATTGCTACAACTGTAACCAAGAAGGGCATTATGCAAGGGCCTGCCCCGCTCCCCTCTCACAGCAGCGCCAGTCATACTTGGcctacagggggaggagaggtggacaaCGGGGAAGAGGGGCCCCAAGGTACCCAGCCCCTGCCCAGGGATATCCACCAGCCCCTGCCCAGGGATATCAACCAGCCTACAACCCAGCGCCCCCTACCGGTCCCACCTTCCAGGGGATGTCCGAGGGATACCCCCCCATGGGAATGAGGCTGCCCACCACCACCA GTGTGGAGGTGTCGCTCGATCCACCGCCAAGGGCCCGAATCCTGATGCTCCCAattctgcccgcacctgctctatCCACCACACAGGAGGTTTACTGGCTCAAATGCCTACCATCTGGACCTGGAACTCCTGCCATCCAATTTCAATTCAACCAATGGAGGAAGCTAATATACACCTTTCATCCCTATAAGACACCACAGGCAGAGTTGCACTGCACTCTCAACGTCACTGACGACGAAGACACGCCTTACACACAAGATTGGGATGAAAACATGATGCATCTTACCCCAAACATACGCTGCCTTACCATCATGTGCGGCCCTGAGGGGGTGGCAGCCCCAGTCATACTCCCACACCATATTAAACCTTGGTATCAACTGGGACCCGACTCTGCTCCACACGTGACCCTCGCAGTAGGGAATGGACATGAGGCCCGAAGTCTGGGTCCAATGATAAAAAGGGCCTCGAAACTCACTTGGGAAGCGACTAGTACACCAGGCCTGTTGAAGGCAACCACCGAAAAGATGTGGCGGCTGACTATGGTGGACACGGAAGAACGGTGCCAGCCTGAGCGTCTCACTCTCCCCAGGCACCACGGGAAACCATATTCTGATCACCCTTCCTCCCCTGCTGTCTTGGATTCCATAGACAAGGCAATATGGACAACCACACCATTTGACGTGGGAAAGTTACAGGTCCAACCAGTGCGCATTACCCTAACCAATCCGGCACAAGTACCAATATTTCGAACCCAATATCGACTGAAGCATGAACAGACCGAGGGGATCAGACCCACTATCGAAGGCCTCCTGGGAGCTGGGTGCATATACAGGACTCTATCACTCTGGAACACCCCCATACTGCCGGTTCTGAAGGCAGGAGGAGAAACATACCGGATGGTGCAGGATTTCCGGGCTGTAAATGAAGTTACCACACCTATCGATCTCCCTGTTCCAGACCCACACATCATACTGAGCAACCTGTCACCCAAACATCGGTATTTCACCGTAGTGGACTTGGCCAATGCCTTTTTCAGCATCCCATTGGATAAGGCTTCCCAGccactttttgcctttacctacgAGAATCAGCAATTTACCTATTCCGTACTTCCCCAAGGTTACACTTCTTCCCCTGGAATCTTCAATCATATTCTGAAGACTCacctggcagaactgaaaatcccAGAAGGAGTGATACTCATACAATACGTAGACGACCTGTTGCTGGGGGCTCCCACCTCAGACCTCTGTCTAGAAATGACTAAAACCCTGTTAGACTTTCTGGCAGTCAAAGGCTACAAAGGCAAGATGTCAAAAGTCCAATCATGCAGACGAACCGTTCTGTTCCTGGGAAGGGAAATCTCAAGCGAGGGGGCCGGCCTCTCAAAATCACACCGAGACTCAATCCTACACCATCCCAGGCCCATTACTGTTTCAGGAATGCTCTCTTTCCTGGGGTTGACGGGATACAGCCGTACTcacatcccagactatactgaaaGAACTGAACCTCTGAGAGAAATTGTTCGAGAAGCTGGCCCAAGAAACCTACAGGCCCCACTTACATGGACTCCTGAAGCTTCAACGGCGTTTGGGCTCCTAAAGACTGACCTGTCTGTGGCTGCTGCTCTCACGGCACCAGACTACGGTAAAACATTTCACCTGGATGTTTCTGAAAAGGAAGGCTTTGCATCCGCCGTCCTTTTTCAGAAacatgagggggagagaagagtactCATGTACCACTCTTCAAAACTTGACCACATTGAAACCGGCCAGACCGCCTGTTCCAGATACGTTGCGGCGGTAGCCAAGGCGATTGAGAAGACAGCCCATCCGGTAATGTGCCACAAGATGCAAATACACACCcaccacggggtggcagcataccTCATCAGCAAAGAATTTACCTTCAGTGCGGACAgaaaaaacaaaatccagaacaaATGCACCCAGTCACACATCACTTTTGTGAACACCGACAAGAACATGGCAGATGCACTCACCGCAGAAGATGGCCTAGCACactcctgccaagagagggcagcaCAAGAGCTCAAATTGAGACCAGACCTAGAAAATGAACCACTGACATCTCCAGACCTATGGCTGTACACAGACGGATGTTGCTACAAGGGAGACACAGGAAACGTAGCTGCCTATGCGGTCGTACAGCAGCTGCATGACAAAACACATGTCACGTTGGAATCAGGAATTATCCCCCAGCCAGCATCGGCACAACTTGCGGAAATTGTGGCTTTGACTCAAGCTCTAGAGAAAGCCGAAggaaaaactgtaaacatttacacgGACTCGGCATACGCACACGGAGCTGTGCACATAGATGGACCACAATGGGTTAGGCGCAACTTTACCACCACAGGTAACCTACCCATCAAGCACCGAGCCCAAATGGAACGTTTGATACATGCCGTGTCCTTACCAAAGACAGTGGCCATAATGAAATGCCGAGGCCACCAAAGACTGACCAGCAGAATCAATCAAGGAAATGATGCCGCAGACCTGGCAGCCAAGGCCGCAGGAGGATACAGCCCCCGACAGATGGTGCTCGGGATAGAACCGGCAAGGACTGAACTGACAAGCCAACACATActagaactacaggaagaggcaGGCCCTTACAAACATTCGGTTTGGACACAGAAGGGAGGCTCTAAAGGACCAGATGGAATATGGAGATGCCATGATGGCCGACTGGTGGCTCCGGCTAATCTCTGTCCAGAACTGATAAGGGAAGCCCATGGACCCACTCATGAAGGGAAACTCAGAACTTTACAGAAGGTTTCGTACATATGGTGGCACCCCCACATGAAGGACATGACAGATTTATTCTGTGACGAATGCAACATATGTGGGAGCCACAATCCAAAGAAGCCTTACCAAACCCCGATGGGGGCCTACCCGGTGCCAAACGCATGTTTCCAAGACATCAGTATAGACTATACAGACATGGGAGAAGACAAT ATACACAAAGTCCATGAGGGGGAGCTGACGGGAGATCCGGAGCAACTGAGGGTAAAGGTCGGCGATTGGGTAAGGATCAAGGTCCACAAAAGAAAGTGGGCGGATCCCAGGTGGACTGGACCGTACGAAGTGAAGGAGGTTACTTCACActcagtccaggtcaaag GAGCCGAGGACCTTGTTCTGCGGATCCAGGGAGTGAATCCCGGATATAGGGGACGTTCCAGGAGAGCCACCACCCCATCTAGTGGAGACCCCTCCTAcatagacgctatcggagtccctAGGGGAGTGCCTGATGAGTATAAGTTAATAGATCAG ATGTTTCCTCTGCTGGATAAAGACCTACTTGAAttcgaggatgaggaggagagtgcCTATTAA